GATCATGGGCGTGGAATCCTGAAAGGCCACATACACGCCGGCTGAGGCATTGGTCGCACCGGGACCGCGCGTTACTATACAAATCCCCGGCTTGCCCGTAAGCTTGCCATGGGCCTCAGCCATCATGGCAGCGCCACCTTCTTGGCGACATGTAATAAAATCAAGCGCATCAACATCAACAAGGGCGTCCAGAACGCTCAAATAACTTTCACCCGGCACGCCAAAAATCTTTTGAGAGCCATGCAGAACAAGCTGGTCGACCAGTAATTTCGCCCCTGTCATATTGCTCATTTCATCACCCTATTTTAATGCATGAAGTGCATCCATTTGATCTTGCTTAAAACCAAGAATAACCTCATTGCCAGAGACAAAAACCGGACGCTTCATGAGGGCAGGACTTTCCACAATCAAGGCAATGGCCTTGGCTTCATCCACATCTGCTTTTTGTTCCTCTGATAAGCCACGCCATGTGGTGCCACGGTGATTAAGCAAAGCTTCCCAGCCCAATTTTGCAGCCCAGCCTGAGACATCCTCTGCGCTCAAACCATCCCCGCGCACATCATGGAATGCGTAGGTAAAGCCTTCTGCCTCCAGCCATTTTTTTGCTTTTCGGCATGTATCACAATTTTTCAAACCAACAAGTTTAATCATTTCAATCACATTATTTTAAAAACCAATCCTTCAAAACTTAGGGTAAAACATGTTTTAATCAAGGCAGATTTTAATCACATTTGGAAATGCGCCCTCATGAAAGTCTGGCAGATCGAAAAATCCTTTGGTTTAGAGAACCTCCATCAAGTGGATATTCCCACACCAAAACTGCAAAGCGGACAAGTCTTGATCAAGATGGCAGCAGCTTCGCTTAACTATCGTGATTTGGTTACTGTTGCCGGGGCCTATGGCAAAACGGTTAAAACCCCTTTGATCCCATGCTCAGATGGGGTGGGTTATGTGGTTGAAGCTGCCAGTGATGCAAGCCGTTTTTCTGTGGGCACGCGTGTTTGCCCAATCTTTTTTCCAGACTGGATCACAGGCCCTGCAACCCCTTATGTACTGCCTAATGCATTGGGCGGGGCTTATGACGGGACCTTGGCGCAATATATGGTGGTGGATGAAAAAAACTGTGTGATGGCGCCCGATCACCTTAGTGACATTGAAGCCGCCAGCCTGCCCTGTGCCGCACTAACCGCATGGAGTGCTTTATTTGAACAAGCCGCACTTAATTCCTCTGACTGTGTAGTGATCCAAGGCACAGGCGGGGTTGCCCTTTATGCCCTGCTTTTTGCCAAAGCGGTTGGCGCACAAGTGCTGATCACTTCTTCAAGTGATAAAAAGCTCAAACGTGCCAAAGAAATGGGGGCCGATTATGCGGTCAATTATTACGACAGCCCAAGTTGGCTTAGCGAAGTGAAAAAAATCTGGCCTGAAGGGGCGGATCATATTGTCGAGCTTGGGGGTGCGCAAACCCTTGAACAATCCATTCGTGCCGTTCGCATTGGCGGACATATCAGCCTGATCGGCGTGTTAACGGGCACCAATACCTCAAGCATTCCCTTACCGCTGATTCTCATGCGCAACATCCGTATTCAAGGTGTCACCGTTGGTTCACGCAGTGCGTTTGAGCGTATGAATGATTTCATTACCGAACATAAGCTCCAACCGATCATTGATCGCAGCTTTAATTTTGACGAAGTGCCAAGCGCCTTTAAATATCTTGAAAGCGGTCAGCATTTCGGCAAAGTCTGTATTGAGTTTTAGGCGCTAAACAACGCCTGTAAACCCTCGGCCTCATAGGTTGCTTTCACATGCGGGTCATCTTCTAACACGCACAGCAAAGCATAAAGATGAGCCATGGATTTAAGCGTTTCTTCCTGCCCCAGCATCAAAAGATAATCTTCAACGATGGTTTTCTGCCCACCTGAAAGATACGGGCGACCATCCCCAAGTGCATCATCAAGGCGGCTCATAAATGTGCTGACCCGTTCAATGGCGATGGTGCGGATTTCTTCAGCACCCTCTGCACTGTTTGAAAAACGCTCTTTATAGAAATAGAGCATCATATCGGCCTGAATGGAATTGGTCATAAAGACCAGCCATTTATAGGCCAGTGCACGTTTCTTACTGCCCAATGGCGCCATCAGGCCACTATCTGGGTCTTGATCCGCCAGATGCAGACAAATCGCTGCGGATTCAAATAACACCAAATCCGCATCCACCAGCATGGGAACACGGCGATTGGGATTGAGCTCCATATAAACTTGTTCATGGAGCGAGCCGTCATCTTTGCTCATTTTCACCAGCTCAAACGGCTGGCCTAAACGATTTAAGATAATATGCGGGGCGAGTGAGGCCGTATCGGGAAGATAAAAAAGTTTAAGCATAGCTGATCTTATCCACGACCGCGATAACCCGGCACGTCTTGATCCGGTATCCACACAGCTTTTGGTGCCTCGCCCGTTTGCCAGAACACATCAATGGGAATACCACCACGTGGGTACCAATAGCCCCCAATGCGCAACCATTTTGGCTTTAACAACTCAACCAAACGCTTGGCAATCCCGACCGTGCACGCCTCATGAAAATCACCATGATTTCTAAAAGAGGTTAAGAACACTTTCAGGGATTTACTTTCCACCAGTAAATCTTCTGGCACATAATCAATCACGATATGGGCAAAATCAGGCTGGCCTGTCACCGGGCAAAGCGAGGTGAATTCAGGGCAGGTAAAACGCACCAAATAATCAGTCCCAGGATGTGGGTTTTTCACCGCTTCCAGATTAGCTTCATCTGGATGTGTGGGGGAGTGCGTTGTGGAACCAAGCTGTTCCAGATTTGCATAAATTGTTTGATCAGACATTTTTTCTTTCCTTTGGCTGGATGCTGGCCTTCACCAGCATGACGTACGTACTTGTCATTCTGGACGTGATCCAGAATCCAGTTAAACCCGTTCAATATCGCCTTGTTCGCGCAAAGCATGGAAATCGACAACGAACTTTTCAAAAGTCCCTTCCTCAATAGCGGTGCGCATACCTGCCATCAGCTCTTGATAATAATGCAGATTATGCCATGTCAAAAGCATGAGGCCCAAGATTTCTTTGGTCTTGGTCAGGTGATAGAGATAGGCGCGTGAATAACTCTTACAACATGGGCATGTGCAATGCTCATCAAGCGGGCGTGGATCATCTTTATGGCGCGCATTGCGCAAATTAACTGAGCCCCGTCTCGTCCATGCTTCGGCTGTGCGACCAGAACGGCTGGGCAGTACACAATCAAACATATCCACACCACGCGCAACTGCGCCGACCAAATCATCAGGTTTGCCCACGCCCATGAGGTAGCGCGGTTTATCAACAGGCATAACAGGCGTTGTGTAATCCAATGTTTGAAACATCAACTCTTGGCCTTCACCCACAGCCAAACCGCCAATGGCGTAACCTTCAAAACCGATATCGACCAGCTTTTCAACGGATTCTTTTCGAAGGTCTTCTTCTGTACCGCCTTGAACAATACCAAACTGACCATAGCCTTGGCGCTCAACAAACGCATCGCGTGAGCGTTTGGCCCAGCGCATGGACAGTTGCATGGCTTCATTCACCCGTTCTTTTGACGCAGGCAAGGCCGGACATTCATCAAAACACATGGTGATATCGGCATCAAGCTGGCGCTGAATTTCCGTTGAGCTTTCCGGTGTCAGATCATAATAAGCCCCATCAATGTGGGAGCGAAAGCGAACACCTTCTTCAGTGATTTTGCGAAGCTGAGCCAAGCTCATGACCTGAAAGCCGCCGCTATCTGTCAAGATCGGCTTATCCCAATTCATAAACTTATGCAAACCGCCGAGCTTTTCAATACGCTCTGCCCCCGGGCGCAACATCAAGTGATAGGTGTTGCCAAGCAAAATTTCAGCGCCTGTCTCTGCAACAGACTCCGGCATCATGGCTTTCACCGTTGCTGCGGTTCCAACGGGCATAAAGGCAGGTGTGTTAATCGCACCATGGGCGGTATGGACACGACCACGGCGCGCTGTGCCATCCGTGCCAAGAAGTTCAAAATTAAAGTCAGTTGTCATATCTGATCATGGCGGCTCAACAATGAGCCGTCCCCATAAGAATAAAAACGATAGCCATGTTCAATGGCGTAAGAATAAGCTTTTTTCATGCGCTCAAAACCAGCAAAAGCACTCACCAGCATAAAGAGGGTTGAGCGCGGCAGGTGGAAATTGGTGGTGAGCATATCCACAATTTTAAACTCATAACCCGGCGTGATGAAAATATCCGTATCACCTTCAAAGGCAGCCATGCGGCCTTTTTCAGGAGCCGCACTTTCTAACAAACGCAGGGATGTTGTCCCGACGGCCACCACACGGTGACCTGCTGCGTGAGTGTCATTAATCATATCTGATGTGGCCTGATCAACCACGCCAAATTCTGCATGCATTTTATGATCTGCCACATCATCGACTTTCACAGGCAAGAACGTCCCCGCCCCCACATGTAAGGTGACATAGGCAAATTTCACGCCTTTATCTTTGAGTTTTTGCAAAAGATCAGGGGTAAAATGCAAGCCTGCGGTGGGGGCGGCAACCGCGCCTTCTTCTTTGGCAAAAACCGTTTGGTAATCAGATTTATCGCGCTCATCTGCCAAGCCTTCGCGCTTGATATAAGGGGGCAGCGGCATACCGCCATGGGCTTCTAGGGCTTCCATGAGGGCTGCGCCCGCGCGATTAAATTTAAGGGTCACTTCCCCGCCGTCTTTATCCAGAACATCGGCTGAAAAATCAGCATCAAATATAATGGTTTGACCGGGTTTGAGCTTTTTAGCCCCTTTGGCAAACGCAATCCACGTGCCTGCACCTTCATGTTTATGAAGGGTCACTTCCACATTGGCCTCACCGCGCTTGCCCTTAAGGCGCGCGGGGATCACACGGGTATTGTTAAACACCAAGAGGTCACCTTCCTTAAGGTGATCAGGCAGCTCTGCAAAAATATGGTCACTTAAATCTGCATCAATGCGCAACAACTTGGATGCATCGCGCGGACTGACGGGGCGCTGTGCAATCAACTCGCGCGGCAGATCAAAGTCGAAATCATCGACTTTCATAACTTATCCTCTTAGGTTTTGGCTCGGGGTATGCTATCAAGGCGGGCGCACACTAACCGAAAATGATTCAAAAGACAATGGACCTCCTGCTTGTAATTTCCAGTGCCGATGCCACCAAGATTGCCGCCCCGCTCGGTGAGGCTTGTGCCCGCAATGATGTGGATTGGGGCTGCTTCTTCACGGGCGATGGCGTCAAGACATTAGCCGATGAAGATTTTAGTGATCTGGTGGCGTCAAACTGTGAGGAAGCTGTGGTCTGCGCAGAAGCGTGGAAAGACCATATGGCAGGCCAAGACTGCCCGGTTGATCTGGGCAGCCAGTTTCATCACTCCGGCCTTGTGGCCAAAGCCGATAAGGTGGTCAGCCTATGAATAAACACATCCTTGTTCTGGCTAGGCGCGATGTAAAAGAGGCCATGCGCGTTGCCGCTGGCCTGACTATTCGCAATAATTCAGTGGATTTCGTCTTTATGAAACAAGCCCCACTGGCAGCCAACGGCAAAGTCGATAACCATGAGATGTTGGAACTCGCTGAAATCATCCCACGCGCCACAGTAAGCGGCATTCCCGATACGGTAATGTGTGAGAATTTAGACGAGCTGATTAATAAAGCCGACAGAGTGGTGAGCTTCTAACATGAAAAAACTCGTTCTTCATACCGGCCTGTTTGAGGATGGCGACATCATCATCAAAGCCGCAAACGCCCCCGTCATTGACCTGCGCGAACCCCTTGATGACGCGCAATGGGATGAGGTGATTGACCAGATCATGGAAACTGATCTGGTGGTGACAGCTTAAAACACCAAACTTGCGTCACTCTGGTAAAAGCTAATGCCCACAAAAGCCGCTGGATGCTGGCCTGCGCCAGCATGACAACATTCTTGCTTAATCGCGAATAACCAGACGGTCCACGACATTGCCATTTTCAAGGTGGCAATCAAGGATTTCGCGTGCATCTTCCATATTTTCGACCTTATACCAGGTGCCTTCTGGATAAACGATCATGGCAGGCCCGACACTACATTGACCAAGACAGCCTGATTTCGTCACCGCAACTTCATTGCGCAGGCCGCGATCGCGCATTTCCTGTTTGAGCTGCTTGCCAATATCGGGCGAGCCGCGACGCGCACATGATGGTTTTTCCTGATCTTCGCGATCATGTCCGCACCAAAACAGGTGGCAACGAAAAGTCTTTGGCATTGGTTTATCCTTAAATAGTATTCACACTTTCCTTTTACATAGCCGACTCTTCTCGACAAGCCAAGTGACATTCGTGTAAGTAAGTTTTATGAAGAAGCCTGTGTTCATAGAAATTGCCTACCAAGACCCTGCAAAGCTGTTTGCGCCCCATGCAAACACGCCCTTTGCCGTGTTTTTAGATTCCTCGCGCAATGACAGTGAGCAAGGGCGCTACAGCTATATTGGCCTTGACCCGATCAAGACTTTTACCTCCTCTAAAAACATCTTTAGCCAGCTTAAAAAAGCCCTGAGCGATTTCACCTTTGAAAGCCATGAAGGCTTAGCCCCGTTTCAAGGCGGCTTGATGGGTTATTTCGGCTATGAGTTGCTGCATCAGATTGAAGACTTACCGCGCAAAGATAAGGACCATTTTGCCACCCCAGATGTGGCCCTTGGGCTTTATGATTGTGTCGCAGCTTTTGATCACCATGAGGGCAAAGCATGGGTCTTTTCTTTAAGCGGGCTTAAGCGCGCCCAAGAGCTGGTTGAGCGTTTAACTCAGCCACAACTTGAGCCCCCCCTCAAAGGCGTCTGCCTTAACTGGTCATCTGATTTCACCAAGGAAAGCTATGTGGCCTCGGTTCAAAAGGTCATCGACTATATCCACGCGGGTGATATTTTTCAGGCCAATTTGACCCAGCGTTTTTCAGCCGATTTACCTGAGGGTTTTGCGCCTTATGCGCTTTATCAAAAACTGCGCGCTATTAACCCCGCCCCTTTTGCGGCTTATCTTAATTTTGAGGGTTTTAGCCTTGCCTCCAGCTCGCCGGAGCGTTTTTTACAAACAAACGGCAGCCATGTGGAAACCTGCCCGATCAAAGGCACGCGCCCACGCAGCCTTGAGGCAAAGGCAGACCAAGCCAACGCCCATGAGCTGCGCAATAGCGAGAAAGACCGTGCAGAAAACACCATGATTGTGGACCTGCTCAGAAATGATATTTCTAAAGTGTGCAAACCCCATAGCGTGGATGTGCCAGAACTGTGCGAGGTTCATTCC
The DNA window shown above is from Candidatus Terasakiella magnetica and carries:
- a CDS encoding ArsC family reductase encodes the protein MIKLVGLKNCDTCRKAKKWLEAEGFTYAFHDVRGDGLSAEDVSGWAAKLGWEALLNHRGTTWRGLSEEQKADVDEAKAIALIVESPALMKRPVFVSGNEVILGFKQDQMDALHALK
- a CDS encoding zinc-dependent alcohol dehydrogenase family protein, with translation MKVWQIEKSFGLENLHQVDIPTPKLQSGQVLIKMAAASLNYRDLVTVAGAYGKTVKTPLIPCSDGVGYVVEAASDASRFSVGTRVCPIFFPDWITGPATPYVLPNALGGAYDGTLAQYMVVDEKNCVMAPDHLSDIEAASLPCAALTAWSALFEQAALNSSDCVVIQGTGGVALYALLFAKAVGAQVLITSSSDKKLKRAKEMGADYAVNYYDSPSWLSEVKKIWPEGADHIVELGGAQTLEQSIRAVRIGGHISLIGVLTGTNTSSIPLPLILMRNIRIQGVTVGSRSAFERMNDFITEHKLQPIIDRSFNFDEVPSAFKYLESGQHFGKVCIEF
- a CDS encoding glutathione S-transferase family protein — translated: MLKLFYLPDTASLAPHIILNRLGQPFELVKMSKDDGSLHEQVYMELNPNRRVPMLVDADLVLFESAAICLHLADQDPDSGLMAPLGSKKRALAYKWLVFMTNSIQADMMLYFYKERFSNSAEGAEEIRTIAIERVSTFMSRLDDALGDGRPYLSGGQKTIVEDYLLMLGQEETLKSMAHLYALLCVLEDDPHVKATYEAEGLQALFSA
- the queF gene encoding preQ(1) synthase; the protein is MSDQTIYANLEQLGSTTHSPTHPDEANLEAVKNPHPGTDYLVRFTCPEFTSLCPVTGQPDFAHIVIDYVPEDLLVESKSLKVFLTSFRNHGDFHEACTVGIAKRLVELLKPKWLRIGGYWYPRGGIPIDVFWQTGEAPKAVWIPDQDVPGYRGRG
- the tgt gene encoding tRNA guanosine(34) transglycosylase Tgt, with product MTTDFNFELLGTDGTARRGRVHTAHGAINTPAFMPVGTAATVKAMMPESVAETGAEILLGNTYHLMLRPGAERIEKLGGLHKFMNWDKPILTDSGGFQVMSLAQLRKITEEGVRFRSHIDGAYYDLTPESSTEIQRQLDADITMCFDECPALPASKERVNEAMQLSMRWAKRSRDAFVERQGYGQFGIVQGGTEEDLRKESVEKLVDIGFEGYAIGGLAVGEGQELMFQTLDYTTPVMPVDKPRYLMGVGKPDDLVGAVARGVDMFDCVLPSRSGRTAEAWTRRGSVNLRNARHKDDPRPLDEHCTCPCCKSYSRAYLYHLTKTKEILGLMLLTWHNLHYYQELMAGMRTAIEEGTFEKFVVDFHALREQGDIERV
- the queA gene encoding tRNA preQ1(34) S-adenosylmethionine ribosyltransferase-isomerase QueA; this encodes MKVDDFDFDLPRELIAQRPVSPRDASKLLRIDADLSDHIFAELPDHLKEGDLLVFNNTRVIPARLKGKRGEANVEVTLHKHEGAGTWIAFAKGAKKLKPGQTIIFDADFSADVLDKDGGEVTLKFNRAGAALMEALEAHGGMPLPPYIKREGLADERDKSDYQTVFAKEEGAVAAPTAGLHFTPDLLQKLKDKGVKFAYVTLHVGAGTFLPVKVDDVADHKMHAEFGVVDQATSDMINDTHAAGHRVVAVGTTSLRLLESAAPEKGRMAAFEGDTDIFITPGYEFKIVDMLTTNFHLPRSTLFMLVSAFAGFERMKKAYSYAIEHGYRFYSYGDGSLLSRHDQI
- a CDS encoding (2Fe-2S) ferredoxin domain-containing protein, whose product is MPKTFRCHLFWCGHDREDQEKPSCARRGSPDIGKQLKQEMRDRGLRNEVAVTKSGCLGQCSVGPAMIVYPEGTWYKVENMEDAREILDCHLENGNVVDRLVIRD
- the pabB gene encoding aminodeoxychorismate synthase component I, with amino-acid sequence MKKPVFIEIAYQDPAKLFAPHANTPFAVFLDSSRNDSEQGRYSYIGLDPIKTFTSSKNIFSQLKKALSDFTFESHEGLAPFQGGLMGYFGYELLHQIEDLPRKDKDHFATPDVALGLYDCVAAFDHHEGKAWVFSLSGLKRAQELVERLTQPQLEPPLKGVCLNWSSDFTKESYVASVQKVIDYIHAGDIFQANLTQRFSADLPEGFAPYALYQKLRAINPAPFAAYLNFEGFSLASSSPERFLQTNGSHVETCPIKGTRPRSLEAKADQANAHELRNSEKDRAENTMIVDLLRNDISKVCKPHSVDVPELCEVHSFASVHHLVSTVTGELQEGFDSIDLLKASFPGGSITGAPKVRAMEIISELEPCARGPYCGAIGYIGGDGTMDTNIVIRTLVFKGGQVCAQVGGGIVSDSQPNAEYQETLDKAQALFDAFEKDMTA